One window of the Chitinophaga niabensis genome contains the following:
- a CDS encoding GlxA family transcriptional regulator has product MKHITIITPDGQTNLSTVACIAGAYEILSMADEYFRDNGGRSLFKIEMAGIRSETDLAQGLFSVRSHKPVSAIAKTNLIIIPSLDSNFEKVQKSNIKLLEWITRQYKKGAEIATMCSGAFLLASTGLLDGKNCSTHWNHADKFRAMFPKVHLQADELITDENGIYTNGGAYSFLNLVLYIVEKYYNRQTAIYCSKVFQIELDRQSQSSFIIFKGQKQHGDTMVREAQAYIESQLTSKISVESLSAQFATGRRNFDRRFIKATGNTPIEYAQRVKIESAKKSFETTRKTINEVMYEVGYSDLKAFRELFRRFTGLSPLVYRNRYNKEALTR; this is encoded by the coding sequence GGTCAGACAAATCTCAGCACGGTGGCCTGTATTGCCGGTGCTTATGAGATTCTGAGTATGGCCGATGAATATTTCAGGGATAACGGTGGCAGAAGTTTGTTTAAAATCGAGATGGCCGGTATCAGATCTGAAACAGATTTAGCGCAGGGGCTATTCTCGGTCAGGTCCCATAAGCCTGTTTCCGCAATAGCAAAGACAAACCTGATCATCATTCCTTCCCTGGACAGTAACTTTGAAAAAGTCCAGAAAAGCAATATAAAGTTGCTGGAATGGATCACCCGGCAGTACAAAAAAGGTGCTGAAATAGCTACCATGTGCAGCGGTGCCTTTCTGCTGGCCTCAACCGGCCTGTTGGATGGGAAAAACTGTTCGACCCACTGGAACCATGCTGATAAGTTCAGGGCCATGTTTCCAAAAGTGCATCTTCAGGCCGATGAATTGATCACTGACGAAAACGGTATTTATACCAATGGAGGAGCTTATTCCTTTTTGAATCTTGTACTATATATCGTTGAGAAATATTACAACAGACAGACTGCAATATATTGTTCAAAGGTTTTTCAGATTGAACTCGACAGGCAAAGCCAGTCTTCCTTTATCATATTCAAAGGTCAGAAGCAGCACGGGGATACAATGGTCAGGGAAGCTCAGGCTTATATTGAAAGCCAGTTAACAAGCAAGATCTCTGTGGAAAGCTTATCTGCTCAATTTGCGACTGGAAGAAGGAATTTCGACAGGAGGTTTATAAAAGCTACAGGGAATACGCCGATCGAATATGCTCAGCGCGTAAAAATTGAAAGTGCGAAAAAATCATTTGAGACCACCCGGAAAACGATAAATGAAGTAATGTATGAGGTAGGTTATTCTGACCTCAAAGCGTTTCGTGAATTGTTCAGGAGGTTTACCGGACTATCGCCCCTTGTTTATAGGAACAGGTACAATAAAGAAGCGTTAACCAGGTAA
- a CDS encoding RHS repeat domain-containing protein, which yields MGILRTFISAAGLLLVISSANAQYYYQDVYITQQTAATMALFKSNKVSFQHVKTLDANQEEDRNFICIRGMNPTYRQMRTLTQSSVSGRSVVVSTFNNAGRLTKSVDSVENSISTMQYQYTPDGRLEEIQTGSRGREDKFRMTENRRYVYDTSGRLQQMILKKGGLDSTVVKFTTDPEGRVTEEAQPGRQRVYYNYDSKGRLTDVLRFHPTRKRLLPDYSFEYDANGKVTQMTVVNIESGDYLIWKYSYDDKGLPQAEECSGKEKTTLGMVRYTYEYFQ from the coding sequence ATGGGCATATTAAGAACATTCATATCCGCCGCCGGCCTGTTGCTGGTTATTTCCAGCGCCAATGCGCAGTACTATTACCAGGACGTATACATTACGCAGCAAACAGCGGCTACAATGGCCTTATTCAAGAGCAATAAGGTAAGCTTCCAGCATGTTAAAACACTGGACGCCAACCAGGAAGAGGACCGTAATTTTATCTGCATCCGCGGCATGAACCCTACTTACCGGCAGATGCGCACCCTTACCCAAAGCAGCGTGAGCGGGCGTTCTGTAGTTGTTTCCACCTTTAACAATGCCGGCAGACTCACCAAATCAGTAGACAGCGTGGAGAACAGCATCAGCACCATGCAATACCAATATACCCCGGATGGCCGCCTGGAGGAGATCCAGACAGGTTCTCGCGGAAGGGAAGATAAGTTCAGAATGACGGAGAACCGCCGGTACGTGTATGATACTTCAGGCCGCCTGCAGCAGATGATCCTGAAAAAAGGCGGGCTGGATTCCACCGTGGTGAAATTCACAACAGATCCTGAAGGCAGGGTGACCGAGGAGGCACAGCCCGGCCGCCAGCGCGTATATTACAACTACGACAGCAAAGGCCGTTTAACCGATGTACTCCGCTTCCACCCTACCCGGAAAAGGCTGCTGCCGGACTATAGTTTTGAGTATGACGCGAATGGAAAAGTAACACAGATGACGGTAGTGAATATTGAGAGCGGTGACTACCTGATCTGGAAATACAGTTATGATGATAAAGGATTACCTCAGGCTGAAGAGTGCTCTGGTAAGGAGAAAACGACCTTAGGCATGGTGCGTTATACGTATGAATATTTTCAATAA
- a CDS encoding DUF3667 domain-containing protein: MKTQHLRSDPTCLNCGTEVTDRFCSHCGQENIETKEPFSHLVSHFFQDITHYDSKFLLTFKYLFTKPGLLTKQYVDGRRMDYVNPIRLYIFTSFVFFLVLSFFSHSSDEKDLDKMNTRLEKTTKKLEKRRSLLLDSIARGAGDSAELREKVNAINTGTVFTQGSGTTVKEAIARYDSLQQTLPEDEKDGFVMRAIMHRSLKVQYGGGDAQKTVSETMKHNLPKLMFILLPFFALLLKMAYFRRKMYYTEHAIFTIHIHTLIFILSLIALLIYQLWHYDGLYGWMTLIVYIYFIIALKRFYGGSLGKALLKSILILACYGTGAIIILLAYVITIAAIAL, from the coding sequence GTGAAAACACAACATTTAAGAAGCGACCCAACATGCCTTAACTGCGGTACTGAAGTTACAGACCGCTTCTGTTCCCATTGCGGCCAGGAGAACATAGAAACCAAGGAACCTTTCAGCCATCTGGTAAGCCATTTTTTCCAGGATATCACTCACTATGATTCCAAGTTCCTGCTCACTTTCAAATACCTCTTTACCAAACCCGGATTGCTCACAAAGCAATATGTGGACGGGCGCCGGATGGATTATGTAAATCCTATCCGCCTGTATATTTTCACTTCTTTCGTTTTCTTCCTGGTGCTGAGCTTTTTCAGTCATTCTTCAGACGAAAAGGACCTGGATAAAATGAATACCAGGCTGGAGAAAACAACAAAGAAACTGGAAAAAAGGAGGTCATTATTGCTGGATTCCATTGCAAGAGGTGCAGGGGATTCCGCTGAGCTGAGAGAAAAAGTGAACGCCATTAATACGGGTACTGTTTTTACGCAAGGCTCCGGTACCACTGTAAAAGAGGCAATTGCCAGGTATGATTCCCTTCAGCAGACATTGCCGGAGGATGAAAAGGATGGGTTTGTCATGCGCGCCATCATGCACCGCAGTTTAAAAGTACAGTATGGAGGTGGTGATGCACAGAAAACAGTAAGTGAAACTATGAAGCATAATTTACCGAAGCTCATGTTCATTCTGCTGCCTTTCTTTGCGCTGCTATTAAAAATGGCCTATTTCCGAAGAAAGATGTATTACACGGAGCATGCCATTTTCACCATTCACATCCATACGCTGATCTTCATTTTATCCCTCATTGCATTGCTGATCTATCAGCTATGGCATTATGACGGCCTGTATGGCTGGATGACACTGATCGTCTATATTTATTTCATTATTGCATTGAAGCGGTTCTATGGTGGCTCTCTGGGTAAAGCGCTGTTAAAATCAATTTTAATCTTAGCATGTTACGGAACCGGGGCGATTATCATACTTTTGGCTTACGTTATAACTATAGCCGCAATTGCATTGTAA